The Kryptolebias marmoratus isolate JLee-2015 linkage group LG18, ASM164957v2, whole genome shotgun sequence genome includes a region encoding these proteins:
- the slc35e3 gene encoding solute carrier family 35 member E3, which produces MTGPRFSFSANRRIVAGLLVNLLSSICIVFINKWIYVHHGFPNMTLTLVHFVVTWLGLYVCQKMDVFSPKRLPVRRIVWLALSFCGFVAFTNLSLQNNSIGTYQLAKAMTTPVIILIQTTYYKKTFSTKIKLTLVPITLGVILNSCYDVRFNLPGTVFASLGVLVTSLYQVWVGAKQHELQVNSMQLLYYQAPLSSAFLLGVVPLFEPLTGEGGIFGPWSLPALVTVLFSGVVAFLVNLSIYWIIGNTSAVTYNMFGHFKFCITLVGGYLLFHDPLSLNQALGILCTLAGILSYTHFKLMEQEEGKSRLAQRP; this is translated from the exons ATGACCGGGCCGCGCTTCAGCTTCTCCGCCAACAGGCGCATCGTCGCCGGCCTGCTGGTCAACCTCCTGTCCTCCATCTGCATCGTCTTCATCAACAAATGGATCTACGTCCACCACGGCTTCCCCAACATGACCCTCACCCTCGTCCACTTCGTGGTCACCTGGCTGGGGCTCTACGTTTGCCAGAAGATGGACGTGTTCTCCCCGAAGCGGCTCCCGGTGCGCAGGATCGTGTGGCTGGCGCTCAGCTTCTGCGGGTTCGTGGCGTTCACCAACCTGTCGCTGCAGAACAACTCGATCGGGACGTACCAGCTGGCCAAGGCCATGACCACGCCCGTCATCATCCTCATCCAGACCACCTACTACAAGAAGACCTTCTCCACCAAGATCAAGCTGACGCTG GTGCCCATCACCTTAGGAGTGATCCTGAACTCCTGCTACGATGTTCGCTTCAACCTGCCGGGGACCGTCTTCGCTTCGCTGGGGGTCCTGGTCACTTCGCTTTACCAAGTG tgGGTGGGGGCCAAACAACATGAGCTCCAGGTGAACTCCATGCAGCTTCTTTATTATCAG GCTCCTCTGTCGTCGGCGTTCCTCCTCGGCGTCGTCCCGCTGTTTGAGCCGCTCACCGGCGAAGGGGGGATATTCGGACCGTGGTCGCTGCCCGCTCTG GTGACGGTGCTGTTCTCGGGCGTGGTGGCGTTCCTGGTCAACCTGTCCATCTACTGGATCATCGGGAACACGTCGGCCGTCAC CTACAACATGTTCGGCCATTTTAAGTTCTGCATCACTCTGGTTGGAGGTTACCTGCTCTTCCACGACCCGCTGTCCCTCAACCAG GCCTTGGGGATCCTCTGCACTCTGGCGGGAATCCTGTCCTACACTCACTTCAAGCTGATGGAACAGGAGGAGGGAAAGAGCCGCCTCGCTCAGAGGCCATAA
- the upf2 gene encoding regulator of nonsense transcripts 2 isoform X2 — protein MDEKDVCPFGNKDKEKDRDADRRPGSARDRAKDDAKASGKKDGSKEEKRKRLEEEKKKKEEKERRKKEEEKQKVELEQKKKEEEEKRQQEEQEKKLQEEEAKRQREEEAALLKEKEEGHQLHQEAWERHHSRKELRSKNQNAHESRPEEAFFSRLDSSLKKNTAFVKKLRTLTEQQRDALSNDFASLNLSKYIGEAVSSVVEAKLKISDVGCAVHLCSLFHQRYAEFAPLLLQAWKKHFEARKEDKAPNVSKLRTDLRFIAELTIVGLFTDKEGLSLIYEQLKNIISTDRETHTHVSVVISFCKHCGDDIAGLVPRKVKLAAEKFGLTFPPSEIISAEKQQPFQNLLREYFTSLTKHLKKDHRELQNIERQNRRILHSKGELSEDRHKQYEEFATSYQKLLANSQTLADLLDENMPELPQDKTVQEEHGPGIDIFTPGKPGDYELEGGIWEDEDARNFYENLVDLKAFIPAILFKDNEKSSQSKDKDESKDGREGKDGASATEELELELEALDITDEPLELEGADEVENEELAKKLLDEQEQEDEEATTGSHLKLIVDAFIQQLPNCVNRDLIDKAAMDFCMNMNTKSNRRKLVRALFTVPRQRLDLLPFYARLVATLHPCMSDVAEDLCSMLKGDFRFHIRKKDQINIETKNKTVRFIGELAKFKMFSKTDTLHCLKMLLSDFTHHHIEMACTLLETCGRFLFRSPDSHLRTSVLLEQMMRKKQAQHLDARYVTMVENAYYYCNPPPMEKAVKKKRPPLQEYIRKLLYKDLSKVTTEKVLRQMRKLPWQEPEAKSYLICCMINIWNVKYNSIHCMANLLAGLVAYQEDVGIHVVDGVLEDIRLGMEVNQPKFNQRRISSAKFLGELYNYRMVESAVIFRTLFSFISFGVNQDGSPSPLDPPEHLFRIRLVCTLLDTCGQYFDRGSSKKKLDCFLVYFQRYIWWKKSLDVWTKDHPFPIDIDYMISDTLELLRPKMRLSCSLDEATKQVSDLEREVLVKLGMAMEKDGRSSAMSEREALDEDDDDGDDEEEGGAETEEQSGNESEMNEQEEDEGSENEEEEREEEEEENTDYLTDSNKENETDEENNEVTIRGGGLKHVACPEDEDFIQALDKMMLENLQQRSGEAVKVHQLDVAIPLHLKSQLKKGGSGQQCVVEADSDDSNTMQFVMLTRKGNKQQYKILNVPLSSHLAANHFNQQQAEQEERMRMKKLTLDINERQEQEDYQEMMQSLAQRPAQANTNRERRPRYQHPKGAPNADLIFKTGGRR, from the exons ATGGACGAGAAAGACGTTTGCCCCTTTGGTAACAAAGACAAGGAGAAGGACAGGGATGCCGACAGGAGGCCCGGGTCCGCCCGGGACAGAGCCAAAGACGACGCCAAAGCGAGCGGGAAGAAGGACGGCAGcaaggaggagaagaggaagcgcctagaggaggagaagaagaagaaggaggagaaggagcgacggaagaaggaggaggagaaacagaaagtggagctggagcagaagaagaaggaggaggaggagaagaggcagcaggaggagcaggagaagaagCTCCAAGAGGAGGAGGCCAAACGGCAGCGTGAGGAGGAGGCGGCTCTCCTCAA agaaaaggaggagggcCACCAGCTGCACCAGGAGGCCTGGGAGCGCCATCACTCCAGGAAGGAGCTGCGCAGCAAGAACCAGAACGCCCACGAGAGTCGGCCCGAGGAGGCCTTCTTCAGCCGGCTGGACTCCAGCCTGAAGAAGAACACCGCCTTCGTGAAGAAGCTCCGCACGCTCACCGAGCAGCAGCGAGACGCGCTCTCCAACGACTTCGCCTCCCTCAACCTCAGCAAGTACATCGGCGAGGCCGTGAGCTCCGTGGTGGAGGCCAAGCTGAAGATCTCCGACGTGGGCTGTGCCGTCCACCTGTGCTCCCTCTTCCACCAGCGCTATGCCGAGTTCGCCCCGCTGCTGCTGCAGGCGTGGAAGAAACACTTCGAGGCGAGGAAGGAGGACAAGGCGCCCAACGTCAGCAAGCTGCGCACGGACCTGCGCTTCATCGCCGAGCTGACCATCGTGGGCCTCTTCACCGACAAAGAAGGCCTGTCGCTCATCTACGAGCAGCTGAAGAACATCATCAGCACGGACCGGGAGACTCACACTCACGTGTCGGTGGTGATCAGCTTCTGCAAACACTGCGGCGACGACATCGCCGGCCTGGTGCCCCGAAAGGTGAAGCTGGCAGCCGAGAAGTTCGGCCTGACCTTCCCTCCGAGCGAAATCATCAGCGCCGAGAAGCAGCAGCCGTTCCAGAACCTCCTGCGGGAGTACTTCACGTCCCTCACCAAGCACCTGAAGAAGGACCACCGGGAGCTGCAGAACATCGAGAGGCAGAACCG GCGCATCCTGCATTCCAAAGGCGAGCTGAGTGAAGACAGACACAAGCAGTATGAAGAGTTTGCCACTTCGTACCAGAAGCTGCTGGCCAACAGTCAGACGCTGGCCGACCTGCTGGATGAGAACATGCCGGAGCTGCCGCAGGACAAGACCGTGCAGGAAG AGCACGGCCCCGGCATCGACATTTTCACCCCCGGCAAACCTGGGGACTACGAACTCGAGGGGGGCATCTGGGAGGACGAAGACGCTCGGAACTTCTACGAGAACCTGGTGGACCTGAAGGCCTTCATTCCCGCCATCCTCTTCAAGGACAACGAGAAGAGCAGCCAGAGCAAAGACAAGGACGAGTCCAAAG ACGGCAGGGAGGGAAAGGACGGCGCGAGCGCCAcggaggagctggagctggagctggaagCTCTCGACATCACAGACGAGCCTCTGGAACTGGAAGGAGCAGACGAGGTGGAGAACGAAGAACTGGCCAAAAAGCTGCTCGACGAACAGG AACAAGAAGATGAGGAGGCGACCACGGGGTCCCACCTGAAGCTGATCGTGGACGCCTTCATCCAGCAGCTCCCCAACTGCGTCAACCGAGACCTGATAGACAAG GCCGCCATGGACTTCTGCATGAACATGAACACCAAGTCCAACCGGAGGAAGCTGGTCCGAGCCCTGTTCACCGTCCCCAGGCAGAG GTTGGACCTGCTGCCGTTTTACGCCCGCCTGGTGGCGACGCTGCATCCCTGCATGTCGGATGTGGCCGAGGACCTGTGCTCCATGCTGAAGGGAGACTTCCGCTTTCAC ATCCGGAAGAAGGACCAGATCAACATCGAGACGAAGAACAAAACGGTTCGTTTCATCGGAGAACTGGCCAAGTTCAAGATGTTCTCCAAGACGGACACGCTGCACTGCCTGAAG ATGCTGCTGTCCGACTTCACCCACCACCACATCGAGATGGCGTGCACGCTGCTGGAGACGTGCGGCCGCTTCCTGTTCCGCTCGCCGGACTCCCACCTGCGTACGAGCGTCCTGCTG GAACAAATGATGCGTAAGAAGCAGGCGCAGCATCTGGACGCTCGCTACGTGACCATGGTGGAGAACGCCTACTACTACTGCAACCCACCGCCCATGGAGAAGGCggtgaagaagaagaggccGCCGCTGCAGGAGTACATCCGCAAGCTGCTCTACAAGGACCTGTCCAAGGTGACCACGGAGAAGGTGCTGAGGCAGATGCGCAAGCTGCCGTGGCAGGAGCCCGAGGCGAAGAGCTACCTGATCTGCTGCATGATCAACATCTGGAACGTCAAGTACAACAGCATCCACTGCATGGCCAACCTGCTGGCCGGCCTGGTGGCCTACCAGGAGGACGTGGGGATCCACGTGGTGGACGGGGTGCTGGAGGACATCCGGCTCGGCATGGAG GTCAATCAGCCGAAGTTCAACCAGCGGCGGATCAGCAGCGCCAAGTTCCTGGGCGAGCTCTACAACTACCGCATGGTGGAGTCGGCCGTCATCTTCCGCACCCTGTTCTCCTTCATCTCCTTCGGGGTGAACCAGGACGGCAGCCCCAGCCCCCTGGACCCCCCGGAGCACCTGTTCCGGATCCGGCTGgtctgcaccctgctggacaCCTGCGGGCAGTACTTCGACCGCGGCTCCAGCAAGAAGAAGCTCGACTGCTTCCTCGTCTACTTCCAG CGGTACATCTGGTGGAAAAAGAGCCTGGACGTTTGGACCAAGGACCACCCGTTCCCCATCGACATCGACTACATGATCAGCGACACCCTGGAGCTGCTCCGGCCCAAGATGAGGCTGAGCTGCTCGCTGGACGAGGCCACCAAGCAGGTGTCCGACCTGGAGAGGGAGGTGCTCGTCAAACTGG GCATGGCCATGGAGAAGGATGGCCGCTCCAGCGCCATGAGCGAGAGGGAGGCCCTGGACGAGGATGATGACGATGGCGACGACGAGGAAGAGGGCGGCGCCGAAACCGAGGAGCAGTCGGGCAACGAGAGCGAAATGAACGAGCAGGAAGAGGAT GAAGGCTCGGagaacgaggaggaggagcgggaggaagaggaggaggagaacaccGACTACCTGACCGACTCCAACAAAGAAAACGAGACGGACGAGGAGAACAAC GAGGTCACCATCCGTGGCGGCGGGCTGAAGCACGTGGCGTGTCCCGAGGACGAAGACTTCATCCAGGCTCTGGATAAGATGATGCTGGAGAACCTGCAG CAGCGGAGCGGCGAGGCGGTGAAGGTGCACCAGCTGGATGTGGCCATCCCCCTACACCTGAAGAGTCAGCTGAAGAAGGGCGGGTCCGGACAGCAGTGCGTGGTGGAGGCAGACTCTGACGACTCCAACACCATGCAGTTCGTCATGCTGACCCGCAAGGGCAACAAGCAGCAG TATAAGATCCTGAACGTTCCGCTGTCGTCCCACCTGGCGGCGAATCACTTCAACCAGCAGCAGGCGGAGCAGGAGGAGCGGATGAGGATGAAGAAGCTGACCCTGGACATCAACGAGaggcaggagcaggaggacTACCAGG AGATGATGCAGTCGTTGGCTCAGCGTCCGGCTCAGGCCAACACCAACCGCGAGCGCCGGCCTCGCTACCAGCACCCGAAAGGCGCTCCCAACGCCGACCTGATCTTCAAAACCGGGGGAAG ACGCTGA
- the upf2 gene encoding regulator of nonsense transcripts 2 isoform X1 yields the protein MDEKDVCPFGNKDKEKDRDADRRPGSARDRAKDDAKASGKKDGSKEEKRKRLEEEKKKKEEKERRKKEEEKQKVELEQKKKEEEEKRQQEEQEKKLQEEEAKRQREEEAALLKEKEEGHQLHQEAWERHHSRKELRSKNQNAHESRPEEAFFSRLDSSLKKNTAFVKKLRTLTEQQRDALSNDFASLNLSKYIGEAVSSVVEAKLKISDVGCAVHLCSLFHQRYAEFAPLLLQAWKKHFEARKEDKAPNVSKLRTDLRFIAELTIVGLFTDKEGLSLIYEQLKNIISTDRETHTHVSVVISFCKHCGDDIAGLVPRKVKLAAEKFGLTFPPSEIISAEKQQPFQNLLREYFTSLTKHLKKDHRELQNIERQNRRILHSKGELSEDRHKQYEEFATSYQKLLANSQTLADLLDENMPELPQDKTVQEEHGPGIDIFTPGKPGDYELEGGIWEDEDARNFYENLVDLKAFIPAILFKDNEKSSQSKDKDESKDGREGKDGASATEELELELEALDITDEPLELEGADEVENEELAKKLLDEQEQEDEEATTGSHLKLIVDAFIQQLPNCVNRDLIDKAAMDFCMNMNTKSNRRKLVRALFTVPRQRLDLLPFYARLVATLHPCMSDVAEDLCSMLKGDFRFHIRKKDQINIETKNKTVRFIGELAKFKMFSKTDTLHCLKMLLSDFTHHHIEMACTLLETCGRFLFRSPDSHLRTSVLLEQMMRKKQAQHLDARYVTMVENAYYYCNPPPMEKAVKKKRPPLQEYIRKLLYKDLSKVTTEKVLRQMRKLPWQEPEAKSYLICCMINIWNVKYNSIHCMANLLAGLVAYQEDVGIHVVDGVLEDIRLGMEVNQPKFNQRRISSAKFLGELYNYRMVESAVIFRTLFSFISFGVNQDGSPSPLDPPEHLFRIRLVCTLLDTCGQYFDRGSSKKKLDCFLVYFQRYIWWKKSLDVWTKDHPFPIDIDYMISDTLELLRPKMRLSCSLDEATKQVSDLEREVLVKLGMAMEKDGRSSAMSEREALDEDDDDGDDEEEGGAETEEQSGNESEMNEQEEDEGSENEEEEREEEEEENTDYLTDSNKENETDEENNEVTIRGGGLKHVACPEDEDFIQALDKMMLENLQQRSGEAVKVHQLDVAIPLHLKSQLKKGGSGQQCVVEADSDDSNTMQFVMLTRKGNKQQYKILNVPLSSHLAANHFNQQQAEQEERMRMKKLTLDINERQEQEDYQEMMQSLAQRPAQANTNRERRPRYQHPKGAPNADLIFKTGGRRR from the exons ATGGACGAGAAAGACGTTTGCCCCTTTGGTAACAAAGACAAGGAGAAGGACAGGGATGCCGACAGGAGGCCCGGGTCCGCCCGGGACAGAGCCAAAGACGACGCCAAAGCGAGCGGGAAGAAGGACGGCAGcaaggaggagaagaggaagcgcctagaggaggagaagaagaagaaggaggagaaggagcgacggaagaaggaggaggagaaacagaaagtggagctggagcagaagaagaaggaggaggaggagaagaggcagcaggaggagcaggagaagaagCTCCAAGAGGAGGAGGCCAAACGGCAGCGTGAGGAGGAGGCGGCTCTCCTCAA agaaaaggaggagggcCACCAGCTGCACCAGGAGGCCTGGGAGCGCCATCACTCCAGGAAGGAGCTGCGCAGCAAGAACCAGAACGCCCACGAGAGTCGGCCCGAGGAGGCCTTCTTCAGCCGGCTGGACTCCAGCCTGAAGAAGAACACCGCCTTCGTGAAGAAGCTCCGCACGCTCACCGAGCAGCAGCGAGACGCGCTCTCCAACGACTTCGCCTCCCTCAACCTCAGCAAGTACATCGGCGAGGCCGTGAGCTCCGTGGTGGAGGCCAAGCTGAAGATCTCCGACGTGGGCTGTGCCGTCCACCTGTGCTCCCTCTTCCACCAGCGCTATGCCGAGTTCGCCCCGCTGCTGCTGCAGGCGTGGAAGAAACACTTCGAGGCGAGGAAGGAGGACAAGGCGCCCAACGTCAGCAAGCTGCGCACGGACCTGCGCTTCATCGCCGAGCTGACCATCGTGGGCCTCTTCACCGACAAAGAAGGCCTGTCGCTCATCTACGAGCAGCTGAAGAACATCATCAGCACGGACCGGGAGACTCACACTCACGTGTCGGTGGTGATCAGCTTCTGCAAACACTGCGGCGACGACATCGCCGGCCTGGTGCCCCGAAAGGTGAAGCTGGCAGCCGAGAAGTTCGGCCTGACCTTCCCTCCGAGCGAAATCATCAGCGCCGAGAAGCAGCAGCCGTTCCAGAACCTCCTGCGGGAGTACTTCACGTCCCTCACCAAGCACCTGAAGAAGGACCACCGGGAGCTGCAGAACATCGAGAGGCAGAACCG GCGCATCCTGCATTCCAAAGGCGAGCTGAGTGAAGACAGACACAAGCAGTATGAAGAGTTTGCCACTTCGTACCAGAAGCTGCTGGCCAACAGTCAGACGCTGGCCGACCTGCTGGATGAGAACATGCCGGAGCTGCCGCAGGACAAGACCGTGCAGGAAG AGCACGGCCCCGGCATCGACATTTTCACCCCCGGCAAACCTGGGGACTACGAACTCGAGGGGGGCATCTGGGAGGACGAAGACGCTCGGAACTTCTACGAGAACCTGGTGGACCTGAAGGCCTTCATTCCCGCCATCCTCTTCAAGGACAACGAGAAGAGCAGCCAGAGCAAAGACAAGGACGAGTCCAAAG ACGGCAGGGAGGGAAAGGACGGCGCGAGCGCCAcggaggagctggagctggagctggaagCTCTCGACATCACAGACGAGCCTCTGGAACTGGAAGGAGCAGACGAGGTGGAGAACGAAGAACTGGCCAAAAAGCTGCTCGACGAACAGG AACAAGAAGATGAGGAGGCGACCACGGGGTCCCACCTGAAGCTGATCGTGGACGCCTTCATCCAGCAGCTCCCCAACTGCGTCAACCGAGACCTGATAGACAAG GCCGCCATGGACTTCTGCATGAACATGAACACCAAGTCCAACCGGAGGAAGCTGGTCCGAGCCCTGTTCACCGTCCCCAGGCAGAG GTTGGACCTGCTGCCGTTTTACGCCCGCCTGGTGGCGACGCTGCATCCCTGCATGTCGGATGTGGCCGAGGACCTGTGCTCCATGCTGAAGGGAGACTTCCGCTTTCAC ATCCGGAAGAAGGACCAGATCAACATCGAGACGAAGAACAAAACGGTTCGTTTCATCGGAGAACTGGCCAAGTTCAAGATGTTCTCCAAGACGGACACGCTGCACTGCCTGAAG ATGCTGCTGTCCGACTTCACCCACCACCACATCGAGATGGCGTGCACGCTGCTGGAGACGTGCGGCCGCTTCCTGTTCCGCTCGCCGGACTCCCACCTGCGTACGAGCGTCCTGCTG GAACAAATGATGCGTAAGAAGCAGGCGCAGCATCTGGACGCTCGCTACGTGACCATGGTGGAGAACGCCTACTACTACTGCAACCCACCGCCCATGGAGAAGGCggtgaagaagaagaggccGCCGCTGCAGGAGTACATCCGCAAGCTGCTCTACAAGGACCTGTCCAAGGTGACCACGGAGAAGGTGCTGAGGCAGATGCGCAAGCTGCCGTGGCAGGAGCCCGAGGCGAAGAGCTACCTGATCTGCTGCATGATCAACATCTGGAACGTCAAGTACAACAGCATCCACTGCATGGCCAACCTGCTGGCCGGCCTGGTGGCCTACCAGGAGGACGTGGGGATCCACGTGGTGGACGGGGTGCTGGAGGACATCCGGCTCGGCATGGAG GTCAATCAGCCGAAGTTCAACCAGCGGCGGATCAGCAGCGCCAAGTTCCTGGGCGAGCTCTACAACTACCGCATGGTGGAGTCGGCCGTCATCTTCCGCACCCTGTTCTCCTTCATCTCCTTCGGGGTGAACCAGGACGGCAGCCCCAGCCCCCTGGACCCCCCGGAGCACCTGTTCCGGATCCGGCTGgtctgcaccctgctggacaCCTGCGGGCAGTACTTCGACCGCGGCTCCAGCAAGAAGAAGCTCGACTGCTTCCTCGTCTACTTCCAG CGGTACATCTGGTGGAAAAAGAGCCTGGACGTTTGGACCAAGGACCACCCGTTCCCCATCGACATCGACTACATGATCAGCGACACCCTGGAGCTGCTCCGGCCCAAGATGAGGCTGAGCTGCTCGCTGGACGAGGCCACCAAGCAGGTGTCCGACCTGGAGAGGGAGGTGCTCGTCAAACTGG GCATGGCCATGGAGAAGGATGGCCGCTCCAGCGCCATGAGCGAGAGGGAGGCCCTGGACGAGGATGATGACGATGGCGACGACGAGGAAGAGGGCGGCGCCGAAACCGAGGAGCAGTCGGGCAACGAGAGCGAAATGAACGAGCAGGAAGAGGAT GAAGGCTCGGagaacgaggaggaggagcgggaggaagaggaggaggagaacaccGACTACCTGACCGACTCCAACAAAGAAAACGAGACGGACGAGGAGAACAAC GAGGTCACCATCCGTGGCGGCGGGCTGAAGCACGTGGCGTGTCCCGAGGACGAAGACTTCATCCAGGCTCTGGATAAGATGATGCTGGAGAACCTGCAG CAGCGGAGCGGCGAGGCGGTGAAGGTGCACCAGCTGGATGTGGCCATCCCCCTACACCTGAAGAGTCAGCTGAAGAAGGGCGGGTCCGGACAGCAGTGCGTGGTGGAGGCAGACTCTGACGACTCCAACACCATGCAGTTCGTCATGCTGACCCGCAAGGGCAACAAGCAGCAG TATAAGATCCTGAACGTTCCGCTGTCGTCCCACCTGGCGGCGAATCACTTCAACCAGCAGCAGGCGGAGCAGGAGGAGCGGATGAGGATGAAGAAGCTGACCCTGGACATCAACGAGaggcaggagcaggaggacTACCAGG AGATGATGCAGTCGTTGGCTCAGCGTCCGGCTCAGGCCAACACCAACCGCGAGCGCCGGCCTCGCTACCAGCACCCGAAAGGCGCTCCCAACGCCGACCTGATCTTCAAAACCGGGGGAAG GAGACGCTGA